GGTTTGGTAACTTATAAATATTTCCTAAAAGGTGATGGGAATATAGTTGATGATTTGTCATCAGGAAAGGCTATCTATACGCATAAAGATCTTTAAAACTTTTAAAGATGGAAACTTTTTTAAAAATTGAGAATATTAAACTTTGGGCTAGGGTTGGCGTTCTTGAGGAAGAAAGAAAATTAGGACAACTATTTATTTTAGATATATTTTTGTGGACTGATTTTGAAAAATGTACAGTAAATGATGATATAGAAAAAACAATTGACTATTCAAAATTAGTTCAAATTTTAAAAGACCAATCAAAGAAAATATATTGTTTTACAATCGAAAAATATTCAAACGAAATTTTAGAAATCATTGATCAGGAATTTAAGCTTTCTAAAGTTAAAATTATTTTGACAAAATGTAATCCTCCAATCACAGGTTTCGATGGGAAGGTGTCAATAGAAAGAATTCTTGAAAATAATTAAAGTATTGGAAAAAAGAAATCCCATTATATTGATTCATGGTCTTTGGAATACTTCAAGTATTTTTTCTTCTATTACCTCAAAACTTGATTATATTGGCATTGAATATTTTGCCCCAACTCTTAAGCATTCATATGGAATGACTTCAATTCTGGATTTGACTAATAAATTAAACGAATTAATTTTGGAGAAATATGGTTTAGAAAAAGAAATCGATATCTTGGGATTTTCTATGGGAGGAATAATTGGAAGATACTGGCTTCAAAAATTTAATGGGTATAAAAGAACAAGAAGATTAATATCTATAGGTTCCCCTCACAAAGGAACTTTAATGGCTCAATTAATACCTAAATGCCCCTTTAGAGGAATATCCGAAATGAAAATAAATAGTAAGTTTTTAAGAGAACTCTCAAATAATGATTTTTTTCTTGATGAAATTGAGTGTATAAATTTCTTTACTTATTGGGATATGATGGTATTCCCTGGATGGTGGACAAATTTAAATTTTGGAAAAAAAATATCAGTAAAAGTATATATACATAGAAACCTTGTAAGGAATAAATCTGTGGTTGACAAAATAATCGGTGAAATTATCAAGTAGCTTCAGATAGACCTAAGTGCCTGATTAATGAATCAGTTTGTGGCTCTCTTCCCCTGAATAGTTTAAATATGTCTAATGGAGGTAAGCTTCCTCCTAAGCTAAGTATTGTATCTTTGAATTTCTTTCCTATTAACTTTAAATCTTCAGAGTTTTCTAGATCAGCTTCTTCAAACATTGAAAATGCATCAGCACTTAGAACTTCAGCCCATTTATATGAGTAATATCCTGCAGAATATCCGCCTGCAAATATATGACTAAAACAACAAAGAAAGTGATCTTCTTGAATTGGTTCAATAACAGTAGTTTGTTTTGCAATTTCTCTTCTTATCGCATCTGCTGTTTTACCTTCGTTTTTATCAATACTACTGTGCAACCTAAGGTCTGTAATTGCAAAATGTAGTTGTCTAAGAGTAGCCATACCACAATTAAAAGTTCTATTCTTAAGGAGCTTCTCAAAATTCTCATCGGATAATTTTTCTCCCGTTTTGTAGTGCTTAGCAATATTCATAAGTGTATTTTTATGAAAACACCAGTTTTCCATAAATTGACTTGGAAGTTCGACTGCATCCCACTCAACGTTGTTGATGCCAGCTGCTTGAGGAAAATTTACAGTAGTAAGCATGTGTTGAAGACCATGACCAAATTCATGGAAAAGTGTCTGAACTTCTTCAAAACTCATCAAACTAGGTTTATCTTTTGATGGTGGAGTCTGATTACAAACGAGATAAGCTACGGGGAGGGTCTTTTTGCCAACATTATTTTTATTCAAACATTCATCCATCCAAGCCCCTCCTCTTTTTGATTTAGGCCTCGAATATGGATCTAGGTAAAAAGATGCTATTTTCTTATCTTCTTTATTGAGGATATTAAAGAATAAGACGTCATCATTCCATACAGGAACCTCATCAGTTGCCTCAACCACTTTTATCTCAAAAAGCTTCTCACTTAATTTAAATAAACCTTTCAAAACATCATTTAGTGGGAACCAAGGTCTCAAAGACTCTTGATCCAAATTGAGCTTTTCCTTTCTAAGAAGTTCAGACCAATAACTAATATCCCATGGTTCAATATTCTGAGATTTTGGAAACCCATTAGCTTTAGAAAACTTATCGAGCGTTTCTAATTCAATTTTTGCGGTTTTGAATGCTGGGTCTCTCAATTCTTCTAAAAGGTTTTCTACCTTTTTAATTTCTTTCGCCATTTTCGTTGACAAACTTAGTTCAGCCCAATTTTTATAACCGAGAAGATTTGCTTTTTTTGTCCTGAGAGATAATATATCTTCAATGATTTGAGAATTATTTTTTT
This is a stretch of genomic DNA from Prochlorococcus marinus XMU1412. It encodes these proteins:
- the folB gene encoding dihydroneopterin aldolase; translation: METFLKIENIKLWARVGVLEEERKLGQLFILDIFLWTDFEKCTVNDDIEKTIDYSKLVQILKDQSKKIYCFTIEKYSNEILEIIDQEFKLSKVKIILTKCNPPITGFDGKVSIERILENN
- a CDS encoding esterase/lipase family protein yields the protein MEKRNPIILIHGLWNTSSIFSSITSKLDYIGIEYFAPTLKHSYGMTSILDLTNKLNELILEKYGLEKEIDILGFSMGGIIGRYWLQKFNGYKRTRRLISIGSPHKGTLMAQLIPKCPFRGISEMKINSKFLRELSNNDFFLDEIECINFFTYWDMMVFPGWWTNLNFGKKISVKVYIHRNLVRNKSVVDKIIGEIIK
- a CDS encoding M3 family metallopeptidase — translated: MDTSIFKYGELPQFKKFTPESISKQFPVVLEKINNEFKNIEKNLSNYLIQNDLNWDKVINPLNEVNEILRWSWGVISHLNAVNNSESLRDIYSKFLPEIISLSNKFGQSKIIYNSLVKLKETNNFDQIKNRILDKEIIEMQHRGISLQKNDQEEFNKISEKLGKLSTEFSNNVLDATNEWFLILNKKSEVNGLPERVLELMAISAHNHLKKDEEVDIKNGPWKLSLDIPTYTSFMTYATERNLREKLYKAFVSRASQGEKNNSQIIEDILSLRTKKANLLGYKNWAELSLSTKMAKEIKKVENLLEELRDPAFKTAKIELETLDKFSKANGFPKSQNIEPWDISYWSELLRKEKLNLDQESLRPWFPLNDVLKGLFKLSEKLFEIKVVEATDEVPVWNDDVLFFNILNKEDKKIASFYLDPYSRPKSKRGGAWMDECLNKNNVGKKTLPVAYLVCNQTPPSKDKPSLMSFEEVQTLFHEFGHGLQHMLTTVNFPQAAGINNVEWDAVELPSQFMENWCFHKNTLMNIAKHYKTGEKLSDENFEKLLKNRTFNCGMATLRQLHFAITDLRLHSSIDKNEGKTADAIRREIAKQTTVIEPIQEDHFLCCFSHIFAGGYSAGYYSYKWAEVLSADAFSMFEEADLENSEDLKLIGKKFKDTILSLGGSLPPLDIFKLFRGREPQTDSLIRHLGLSEAT